A window from Triticum aestivum cultivar Chinese Spring chromosome 6D, IWGSC CS RefSeq v2.1, whole genome shotgun sequence encodes these proteins:
- the LOC123142496 gene encoding uncharacterized protein yields the protein MVSWSDDSEESGYEYSSGGSPIKIPATIEDPNYSGVDDEVMVMCEHGQPAKRHVCFEGISTGRRFIACGLDEASSCGVVHWVDEEWPEHLQNALHKLWLLYEDCQRANRMACLEHSSLVHNLTSQKNKLQETYEKLVEDVNNLLDAQDNIPKENEVQQGEHEEITPPLDNNISALKEQLGAMDAENKELKQKVDQLKSIQVAQGNVIRNLKFAHLKEKEKLSTERRNLEFHIADLVKASDKNKRKLKDIKDICDEE from the exons atggtttCGTGGAGCGACGACAGCGAGGAATCGGGCTACGAGTACTCTTCAGGCGGCTCCCCTATCAAG ATCCCGGCTACAATCGAGGACCCGAACTACTCTGGTGTTGATGATGAGGTGATGGTGATGTGTGAGCATGGCCAGCCGGCGAAGAGGCATGTTTGCTTCGAAGGGATTAGCACTGGGAGGAGGTTCATTGCCTGTGGACTTGAT GAAGCAAGCAGTTGTGGTGTTGTTCATTGGGTAGATGAGGAGTGGCCAGAGCATCTGCAGAATGCTCTTCACAAACTATGGCTTTTGTATGAGGATTGCCAGCGTGCTAATAGGATGGCATGTCTGGAACATTCATCACTTGTCCACAATCTCACATCACAGAAGAACAAGCTACAGGAGACTTATGAGAAGCTTGTTGAGGATGTGAACAACCTACTTGATGCCCAGGACAATATTCCCAAGGAAAATGAAGTCCAACAAGGTGAACATGAGGAGATCACTCCTCCTTTGGACAACAATATTTCAGCTTTGAAGGAACAACTGGGTGCAATGGATGCTGAGAACAAAGAACTGAAGCAAAAGGTTGACCAGTTGAAGAGCATTCAGGTTGCCCAAGGTAATGTGATTAGGAATCTGAAGTTTGCTCATTTGAAGGAGAAGGAAAAGTTGAGCACTGAGAGGAGGAATTTGGAGTTTCACATTGCTGATCTTGTCAAAGCTAGTGACAAGAACAAGAGAAAGCTGAAGGACATCAAGGATATTTGCGATGAAGAGTGA